In Pseudanabaena galeata CCNP1313, one genomic interval encodes:
- a CDS encoding mechanosensitive ion channel family protein, with amino-acid sequence MGWLLIFIPIGFTQISSPNSVQKFSPNFSDAGASVVVDGIPLFDLQAVDRFTAKERSQFANNVLIEAISTSPNINIEVRNDSSTSATSISLNSEYLLTVTANDVLPDFSPLQQANRWREILETAIAKAKEERTPQYFLQRIFLILMAIAVLIGLRILFGIATRIFKLKTGIFNKIAFGLGWVAIAGLSSEWFPLFRSWRYYIISPFFEAQWLIFFGALIGSFIFSHYATDLVKFALRKLAPQSVEKIYQDVIQPSDRLLRFVVLNIAISWSLILLESLAPVAYNLIKPISNLLLTASLYWISVKLISRYLRTYGFKIGRHFSPSSDDAILVFETIINILIFIIALVAFAKSLNFDLIGLVASLGLVGLAVAFAAQKILEQLIATLVLYLDRPFVVGDYIRLPAGELGKVESIGLRSTKIRSLGTGTIIIMPNSILVSVELENVTLAKKIMVLLYMNFAAVLGERELALVQQVIVDKTSALSGIDANSTNISDADGTGKRLRVSFAILGSQDNAIEVRKRLLELASIEIARSLSEQGIVFTMEDPTIYIQSPITI; translated from the coding sequence GTGGGTTGGTTACTAATATTCATTCCTATTGGGTTTACGCAAATTTCATCGCCAAATTCTGTTCAAAAATTCAGTCCTAACTTTAGCGATGCTGGTGCCTCTGTGGTTGTTGATGGGATTCCACTGTTTGATTTGCAAGCAGTAGATCGCTTTACAGCTAAGGAGCGATCACAATTTGCAAATAATGTTCTTATTGAGGCGATCTCTACCTCGCCAAACATAAATATTGAGGTAAGGAATGATAGTAGTACCAGTGCCACATCTATTTCCTTAAATAGTGAATATCTGCTTACGGTCACAGCTAATGACGTGTTACCAGATTTTTCACCATTACAACAAGCTAATCGATGGCGGGAAATTCTAGAAACGGCGATTGCTAAAGCTAAGGAAGAAAGAACTCCTCAATATTTTTTGCAGCGAATTTTTTTGATTTTAATGGCGATTGCGGTATTAATCGGATTGAGGATTTTATTTGGTATAGCAACTCGAATATTTAAGCTTAAAACTGGAATTTTCAACAAAATTGCTTTTGGTTTAGGATGGGTTGCAATCGCGGGGCTTAGTTCTGAATGGTTCCCACTTTTCCGAAGCTGGCGTTACTATATTATTTCCCCATTTTTTGAAGCCCAATGGCTTATATTTTTCGGTGCTTTAATCGGCTCTTTTATATTTAGCCACTACGCTACAGATTTAGTAAAATTTGCCTTGAGAAAATTAGCCCCTCAATCTGTCGAAAAGATTTATCAAGATGTTATTCAACCTAGCGATCGCCTGTTGCGATTTGTAGTTCTTAATATTGCCATTAGTTGGTCTTTGATTTTACTAGAGTCCTTAGCGCCTGTTGCTTATAACCTAATCAAACCAATTTCCAATCTGCTTTTAACTGCTAGTTTATATTGGATATCTGTAAAATTAATTAGTCGATATTTGCGTACTTATGGATTCAAGATCGGTAGACACTTTAGCCCTAGTAGTGATGACGCAATACTTGTCTTTGAAACTATTATTAATATCCTCATTTTTATTATTGCTTTAGTTGCCTTTGCCAAAAGTCTTAACTTTGATCTAATTGGCTTAGTTGCAAGTTTAGGATTAGTTGGCTTAGCTGTTGCTTTTGCCGCACAAAAGATTCTTGAACAACTAATTGCCACTCTAGTTCTCTATCTAGATCGTCCTTTTGTAGTTGGTGACTACATCCGCTTACCTGCGGGAGAATTAGGGAAAGTAGAAAGCATTGGTTTGCGATCAACCAAAATTCGCTCTCTTGGCACTGGCACAATTATTATCATGCCCAATTCGATCTTAGTTAGTGTCGAGCTCGAAAATGTGACTCTAGCCAAAAAGATTATGGTGTTGCTATATATGAATTTTGCGGCAGTTTTAGGAGAACGCGAACTTGCGCTTGTGCAGCAAGTAATTGTGGATAAAACCTCTGCATTGTCTGGAATCGATGCGAATAGTACAAATATTTCTGATGCTGATGGTACGGGTAAACGATTGCGCGTTAGTTTCGCAATTCTCGGCTCTCAAGATAATGCGATCGAAGTGCGTAAACGTTTACTAGAGTTGGCAAGCATCGAAATTGCTAGATCTCTTTCAGAACAAGGAATTGTCTTTACGATGGAAGATCCGACAATTTATATACAATCCCCAATTACAATTTAA
- a CDS encoding mechanosensitive ion channel family protein: protein MTDAINEIAQVSEIALSNGDRLLQVGLITIAGGVGFVGGAVIISALSFLFSWFTPKFLTEIYSRVVIAFKSVVLTLITLVAMELMLLLIPATEWLSWIEFCLSVGITILSGWLLSRLFRDFFDTKILGITFASNPKVKGESIFLLRYLGDFAIAITLILFFCIKHDINVVGIAASLGIGGIAIAFAAQKTLEQFLGGIVLTLDRPFTVGDYIGLSDGPTGKQGTFGRVESIGLRSTKIRTSGKGTLTIIPNNALTQATIENFSGAKKVMSVMMIAFPQHLSNEEQALIRQIVMDSTIDIFGLDWRSTEVAFGDDNAQISFFILGSNELSMELRRQLLDLAKQQITKQLKNQNISFTLDEPTIYVDAPISI from the coding sequence ATGACAGACGCAATTAACGAGATTGCCCAAGTATCAGAGATTGCTTTAAGTAATGGCGATCGCCTATTACAAGTTGGCTTAATTACGATCGCAGGAGGGGTTGGGTTTGTAGGAGGAGCGGTGATTATTTCTGCACTAAGCTTCCTCTTCAGTTGGTTTACTCCAAAATTCCTAACGGAAATCTACAGCAGAGTTGTGATTGCGTTTAAATCCGTGGTATTGACGTTAATTACTTTAGTAGCAATGGAATTAATGCTGCTGTTAATTCCTGCAACAGAATGGCTAAGCTGGATTGAATTTTGTTTAAGCGTAGGCATTACGATACTCAGTGGATGGCTTTTGTCCAGACTATTTAGAGACTTTTTTGATACCAAGATTTTAGGAATTACCTTTGCATCAAACCCTAAAGTTAAAGGTGAATCAATCTTTTTACTTCGCTATTTGGGTGACTTTGCGATCGCAATTACCTTGATTCTCTTCTTCTGTATCAAACATGATATTAACGTTGTCGGTATCGCCGCCAGTTTAGGAATTGGTGGTATTGCGATCGCCTTTGCCGCCCAGAAAACCTTAGAACAATTTTTAGGGGGAATTGTGTTAACTCTTGATCGACCGTTTACGGTGGGTGATTACATTGGTTTGTCCGATGGACCTACAGGCAAACAAGGTACATTTGGGCGAGTCGAAAGTATCGGTTTAAGGTCAACCAAAATCCGTACCTCTGGTAAAGGCACGCTCACGATTATTCCCAACAATGCCCTCACCCAAGCCACGATTGAAAATTTTTCGGGCGCAAAGAAAGTTATGTCCGTAATGATGATTGCTTTCCCGCAGCATTTATCAAATGAAGAGCAAGCATTGATCCGTCAAATCGTGATGGACAGCACCATCGACATTTTTGGCTTAGACTGGCGTAGCACCGAAGTTGCCTTTGGGGATGATAATGCTCAAATTTCATTCTTTATTTTGGGTTCCAATGAATTGTCAATGGAACTGAGAAGACAGTTGCTAGATCTTGCTAAACAACAAATTACCAAGCAGCTAAAAAATCAGAATATTTCTTTTACTCTAGATGAACCAACAATTTATGTGGATGCTCCAATCTCTATCTAA
- the tnpC gene encoding IS66 family transposase, with protein sequence MQHQHQRTFTLGNVVQFYAVRINQGEDAVIALVEGLLKKIEQLEVRLEILENQAKKDSQNSSKPPSSDGFGKRTKSLRGKSERQSGGQIGHEGKTLEWREEIDEIIVHRADQCESCGASLVGTEILNWDLRQVHDLPPIVLKVTEHQAEVKCCNHCGLLNRGKFPADVSNVVQYGSGLKGLIVYLMEGQLLPTERVRELIRDIFDCKLSEGTIYNAREYCYGQLEPVEQHLKEGMQAAEVGHFDETGMRVKGKLMWLHVASTSGLTYYFMHTKRGQIAMDAMDILPNFDGISVHDGLSSYAQYDCEHALCNAHHLRELIFIVERYQQLWAELMISLLVEIKDQIGVAKTDGFSALPSEKLADFERRYQELIDQGLKANPPPPIDPDIPPRKGRLKQSPAKNLLDRLQKNQSAVLAFMYDFRVPFDNNQAERDLRMIKLKQKVSGTFRSLNGAQMFCRIRGYISTLRKQGVNVLETLKQVFLGNPFFPNLQPE encoded by the coding sequence ATGCAACATCAACATCAGCGCACCTTTACCCTCGGTAACGTAGTGCAATTTTATGCCGTTCGTATCAACCAAGGCGAAGATGCTGTTATCGCTTTGGTGGAAGGACTATTGAAGAAGATAGAGCAACTAGAAGTGCGATTAGAAATATTAGAAAATCAGGCAAAGAAAGATAGTCAAAACAGTAGCAAACCGCCATCGAGTGACGGATTTGGGAAGCGAACAAAAAGCTTGCGAGGAAAAAGTGAACGGCAAAGCGGTGGACAAATTGGGCATGAAGGCAAGACATTAGAGTGGCGAGAAGAAATCGATGAAATCATCGTGCATCGCGCAGACCAGTGTGAAAGCTGCGGAGCCTCGTTAGTGGGCACAGAGATATTGAATTGGGACTTAAGACAAGTGCATGATTTACCACCAATAGTCCTAAAAGTAACAGAACATCAAGCCGAAGTAAAATGCTGTAACCACTGCGGATTATTAAATCGAGGAAAATTTCCTGCCGATGTGAGCAACGTAGTCCAGTATGGCTCAGGACTAAAGGGATTAATTGTCTATCTGATGGAGGGACAATTACTGCCAACAGAGAGGGTACGGGAACTAATCAGGGACATATTTGACTGCAAACTATCGGAAGGGACAATCTACAACGCAAGAGAATATTGCTATGGGCAATTAGAACCCGTAGAACAGCATCTAAAAGAGGGGATGCAAGCTGCCGAAGTAGGACATTTTGACGAAACAGGGATGCGGGTCAAAGGTAAACTGATGTGGTTGCATGTGGCAAGTACATCAGGGTTAACCTACTACTTTATGCATACCAAACGGGGTCAAATAGCCATGGATGCGATGGATATTCTGCCCAACTTTGACGGTATCAGTGTCCATGATGGTTTGTCTAGTTATGCCCAATATGATTGTGAACATGCATTGTGCAATGCACATCATCTAAGGGAATTGATATTTATCGTTGAACGTTACCAACAGCTATGGGCAGAGCTGATGATCTCGTTATTGGTTGAAATCAAAGACCAGATAGGAGTTGCCAAAACTGATGGATTCAGCGCTTTGCCCTCAGAAAAATTAGCGGATTTTGAGCGCCGTTATCAGGAATTAATTGACCAAGGACTTAAAGCTAATCCGCCGCCCCCCATAGATCCTGATATCCCACCAAGGAAAGGTCGTCTTAAACAAAGTCCAGCCAAGAACTTACTCGACCGTCTTCAAAAAAATCAATCGGCTGTCTTGGCTTTTATGTATGATTTTCGTGTTCCTTTTGATAACAATCAGGCGGAGCGTGATTTACGCATGATCAAACTCAAACAGAAAGTATCTGGCACTTTTCGCTCTCTCAATGGTGCTCAAATGTTCTGTCGCATTCGTGGCTATATTTCGACTCTCAGAAAGCAAGGTGTTAATGTTTTGGAGACACTCAAACAAGTGTTTCTTGGAAACCCTTTCTTCCCAAATCTCCAGCCTGAGTAG
- a CDS encoding nucleotidyltransferase family protein codes for MNSNKLSSHILFSSTTERKAESKNVVDADKMYGYILAARKREQVRQESLRQLQSRGVETAKQAARILRQQFRATRVVLFGSMLQPKIHADSDIDLAVWNLSKSDYFQAVGKLQGLSEFAIDLIEVENASDYMIEAIAQGMEL; via the coding sequence ATGAATAGTAATAAACTTTCCTCTCACATTTTGTTCTCTTCTACAACTGAGAGAAAGGCAGAAAGCAAAAATGTTGTTGATGCTGACAAAATGTATGGCTACATTCTCGCAGCGAGAAAAAGGGAACAAGTAAGGCAAGAAAGTCTCAGACAGTTGCAAAGTCGTGGTGTTGAAACTGCTAAACAAGCTGCAAGAATTCTACGTCAACAGTTTAGGGCAACAAGAGTAGTTCTATTTGGGTCAATGCTGCAACCCAAAATCCATGCTGATTCAGATATAGATCTTGCTGTGTGGAACTTATCAAAATCTGACTATTTCCAAGCAGTTGGTAAACTACAAGGTCTTAGTGAATTTGCAATCGATCTCATCGAGGTAGAAAATGCGTCTGATTACATGATTGAGGCGATCGCTCAAGGTATGGAATTATGA
- a CDS encoding ribonuclease toxin HepT-like protein — protein MNGYNVLIARLNNELTKVATTVQLALSQAQKAKTTADDDYWYATAFSLQNFYMGVERIFEDIAKEVENNLPTGSSSHKLLLEQMSLEIPHTRPPVILSDTLHNLNEYRGFRHVAIHRYGFELESNRISELTDKLMTSYTLLVRDIENFCQFLQALE, from the coding sequence ATGAACGGTTATAATGTCCTGATTGCAAGACTGAATAACGAGTTGACCAAAGTTGCTACTACTGTGCAATTGGCCCTCTCACAAGCTCAAAAAGCAAAAACAACAGCAGATGATGACTATTGGTATGCAACTGCTTTTAGTCTGCAAAATTTTTATATGGGTGTTGAACGCATTTTTGAAGATATTGCCAAGGAAGTGGAAAACAACTTGCCGACAGGTTCGAGTTCTCACAAGCTACTTTTAGAACAGATGTCGCTGGAGATTCCACATACAAGACCTCCTGTGATTCTTAGTGATACTCTACACAATTTAAATGAATATCGGGGCTTTCGGCATGTCGCAATTCATCGCTATGGATTTGAATTAGAAAGTAATCGAATTTCTGAGCTAACGGATAAGCTTATGACAAGTTACACACTATTAGTTAGAGACATAGAGAACTTCTGCCAATTTTTGCAAGCATTAGAATAA
- a CDS encoding tyrosine-type recombinase/integrase: MSIPEPILVVYGEPPKEIAATDLRQARVDEFLASRSLQPKSRKAYQADLWIFMDWCDLAWVDVSRRKVTQFKTFLLKERELALSSVNRVLRTLKSFYRWMLLSEYVVADPTIGIQQERLPDPVAKDLEDEEVLRIYEAIELSKVMLRDRALFSILLHGLRAEEVCRLNIEDYVNGELVIKEAKWDSKGEVPLTKLGIQDLDAYLDWRRAQEVELLPDSALFVSCSNRSQGKRLTYWGIRHVMDDLAKKTGIDLHSHRGRHTFATNLIVKYELDPSLAMELTRHRDVRSFRRYTNRKNKIAAKRAFLKASEKLD, from the coding sequence ATGTCCATTCCAGAGCCAATTTTAGTTGTTTATGGTGAACCACCCAAAGAGATCGCCGCCACAGACCTTCGCCAAGCAAGAGTTGATGAATTTTTAGCATCGAGGTCTTTGCAACCGAAAAGTCGTAAGGCTTATCAAGCGGACTTATGGATATTTATGGATTGGTGCGATCTGGCTTGGGTGGATGTGAGTCGGCGCAAAGTGACACAGTTTAAAACTTTTTTGTTGAAGGAACGCGAACTAGCACTAAGTTCGGTTAATCGGGTGCTGCGGACTCTGAAATCTTTTTATCGATGGATGTTGCTGTCAGAATATGTAGTTGCCGATCCGACGATTGGCATTCAGCAGGAGCGATTGCCCGATCCTGTGGCTAAAGATTTGGAAGATGAGGAGGTGTTGCGGATTTATGAAGCGATTGAGTTGAGTAAAGTGATGTTACGCGATCGGGCTTTGTTTTCGATTTTATTGCATGGGTTGCGGGCGGAGGAGGTTTGTCGTCTGAATATTGAGGATTATGTGAATGGGGAATTGGTGATTAAGGAGGCGAAGTGGGATAGTAAGGGAGAAGTGCCTTTGACGAAGTTGGGTATTCAAGATTTAGATGCTTATTTGGATTGGAGGAGGGCGCAAGAGGTCGAGTTATTGCCTGATAGTGCTTTGTTTGTGTCTTGCTCTAATCGTAGTCAGGGTAAGCGGTTGACATATTGGGGTATTCGTCATGTGATGGACGATCTGGCAAAGAAGACGGGGATTGATTTACATTCGCATCGGGGCAGGCATACGTTTGCCACGAATTTGATTGTGAAGTATGAGTTAGATCCTTCTTTGGCGATGGAGTTGACAAGGCATAGGGATGTCAGGAGTTTTAGGCGTTATACCAATCGTAAGAATAAGATTGCGGCGAAACGTGCTTTTTTGAAAGCATCGGAAAAGTTGGATTAG
- a CDS encoding FAD-dependent oxidoreductase: MVLGTQLLEIHLFHRQVTLMTGYPTNVGKRFEQILLNQGIYVHLSETVNFVKPDSDNQSEQYPLQTPKIIGCESGFTLLCDRIFWLTNAMAPSWIRDSGLTTDQKDFILINNKLQSISHPYIFATGDIASSISHPRPKAGVFAVHQGKHLFKNLQRISSGQPLLPFYPQKHHLSLIGTGYKIESSEKYLQAMIAWGGLCFGPSKLLWFWKESIDRQFMQQFRG; encoded by the coding sequence ATGGTTCTAGGAACTCAGTTGTTAGAAATTCATTTGTTTCATCGACAAGTAACCCTAATGACGGGCTATCCTACAAATGTAGGAAAACGCTTTGAACAAATTCTACTTAATCAAGGAATTTATGTACATCTAAGCGAAACTGTAAATTTCGTCAAACCTGATTCTGACAATCAATCCGAGCAATATCCCCTACAAACACCAAAAATAATCGGCTGCGAATCAGGATTCACATTACTATGCGATCGCATTTTTTGGCTCACTAATGCTATGGCTCCATCTTGGATTCGTGACTCAGGTTTAACCACTGACCAGAAAGACTTTATCCTCATTAACAATAAACTGCAATCTATTTCCCATCCCTACATTTTTGCCACAGGAGATATTGCTTCTAGTATTAGCCATCCCAGACCCAAAGCAGGAGTCTTCGCAGTACATCAAGGCAAACATCTATTTAAAAATTTACAGCGCATATCATCAGGTCAACCACTACTTCCTTTTTATCCCCAAAAGCATCATCTTTCGCTAATCGGCACTGGATATAAAATAGAATCTAGCGAAAAATATTTACAAGCGATGATCGCTTGGGGCGGACTATGTTTTGGTCCATCAAAACTACTCTGGTTTTGGAAAGAATCCATTGATCGTCAGTTTATGCAGCAATTTCGAGGATGA
- a CDS encoding IS982 family transposase — protein MDITRIFCEVDDFCESFEKHWQEQPMLPSMQGERKSRSRMRLSEVMTIAIAFHGSGYKTFKDFYTLTVIPFWRKAFPHLVSYTRFVELMPWTMMLLCCFLHTRKGEVTGISFIDSTPINVCVPCRAHAHKVFKGMVNWGKNSVGWHFGFKLHLIINDKGELLAFKLTPANVDDRQPVPEMAQDLFGQLFGDRGYISQKLFEKLYEQGLQLITKRKKNMKNCLVKLIDKILLRKRAIIESVNDQLKNISQIEHSRHRSFFNFLVNLLAGLVAYTYRETKPALDLLFKGLPALPPAIF, from the coding sequence TTGGATATCACGCGAATCTTCTGTGAAGTGGATGATTTCTGCGAAAGCTTTGAAAAACACTGGCAAGAGCAACCAATGTTGCCATCAATGCAGGGAGAAAGGAAAAGTCGCTCAAGAATGAGGTTGAGTGAAGTGATGACCATCGCGATCGCCTTTCATGGGTCAGGATACAAGACCTTCAAAGACTTCTATACCCTAACTGTAATACCGTTTTGGCGGAAAGCTTTTCCCCACTTGGTAAGCTACACCCGCTTTGTGGAGCTAATGCCTTGGACAATGATGTTGTTATGTTGCTTTCTGCATACACGCAAAGGCGAAGTGACAGGAATATCATTCATCGACTCCACACCGATCAATGTCTGTGTACCATGCCGTGCCCATGCCCATAAAGTATTCAAAGGTATGGTCAATTGGGGCAAAAACTCAGTGGGTTGGCACTTTGGCTTCAAGCTACATTTGATTATCAACGACAAAGGGGAATTGCTTGCCTTCAAGCTCACACCAGCCAATGTTGATGACCGACAACCTGTGCCTGAGATGGCTCAAGACCTCTTTGGTCAATTGTTTGGTGACCGTGGTTATATCTCCCAAAAGTTGTTTGAGAAGCTCTATGAACAAGGTTTACAACTGATTACTAAGCGCAAGAAAAATATGAAAAACTGTTTGGTCAAGTTGATTGACAAGATTTTGCTGCGTAAGCGCGCAATTATTGAGTCCGTCAATGACCAACTCAAAAACATTTCTCAGATTGAGCATTCAAGACATCGCAGTTTTTTTAATTTTCTTGTCAACCTTTTAGCTGGGTTGGTTGCTTATACATATCGAGAGACTAAACCTGCTTTAGATCTTCTCTTCAAAGGCTTGCCTGCTCTTCCTCCTGCCATCTTTTAG
- a CDS encoding tyrosine-type recombinase/integrase has product MSLTLATVTTQFLERPGLSIATQKSYELTLIPLLQKYGRYPIEILGRAVIEEYLNGLNHLAYTTHHRHQSIVQALLNFAVEQGYIRVNPIAHLRRRKPDFSKGEHASDCVIRYLSTTQLQQMYEAITPDCRLNAVVRLLHRSGARIAELLALNLEDLDLQGQRFQVVGKGNKTRWCFYSEDAALLLEKYLKYYRHQGHPALWTAQHRLSKKVVRLSYPNIHQRWRDLTDPFPLIAGIRLHDLRHTFATERVGLIGIEELRALMGHQNIQTTLRYQKVTSEQAELAAQTALNKLLKFDDEFRAF; this is encoded by the coding sequence ATGTCGCTGACTTTAGCAACAGTTACTACTCAATTTTTAGAGCGTCCTGGACTGAGTATCGCCACCCAAAAGTCTTACGAACTGACACTGATTCCGCTACTACAAAAGTATGGACGATATCCAATTGAGATTCTGGGTCGTGCAGTAATAGAAGAGTATCTCAACGGCTTGAACCATCTAGCCTATACAACTCACCACCGACATCAATCCATCGTTCAAGCCCTCCTAAACTTTGCTGTCGAACAAGGATATATCAGAGTCAATCCAATTGCTCATTTACGACGGCGTAAGCCAGATTTTAGTAAAGGCGAACATGCCTCAGATTGCGTCATCCGCTATCTGAGTACCACCCAACTCCAGCAAATGTATGAGGCGATTACACCCGATTGTCGCCTGAATGCTGTAGTTCGACTTTTACACCGCAGTGGAGCAAGAATTGCCGAACTCTTAGCTTTAAATCTAGAAGATCTAGATCTGCAAGGGCAGAGGTTTCAGGTCGTTGGGAAAGGCAATAAGACCCGCTGGTGCTTCTACAGTGAGGATGCAGCACTATTGCTAGAGAAATACCTCAAATACTACCGACACCAAGGGCATCCAGCTCTGTGGACAGCTCAACACCGACTCAGTAAGAAAGTGGTGCGATTGAGTTATCCAAATATTCATCAGCGATGGCGAGACTTGACAGATCCTTTCCCCTTAATAGCAGGTATTCGCCTTCACGATCTGCGGCATACTTTTGCGACAGAAAGAGTCGGATTAATCGGGATTGAAGAACTAAGAGCATTGATGGGACACCAAAATATTCAGACCACTTTGCGATATCAAAAAGTTACTTCCGAGCAGGCTGAACTTGCTGCTCAAACAGCTTTAAATAAGTTACTAAAATTTGATGATGAATTTCGAGCGTTCTGA
- a CDS encoding helix-turn-helix domain-containing protein, protein MQLLDSLLAPKADESLGQYLRRLRLHRGLSQADVVELAGIHLQSLGKIERGRTLKLNHKTCSGLAYALNVPKEYLESVGRGVAVDVPSALKFCPSCWTVGMAPESMWLDLRAKFCFLCGMELRHRCVGCQEPITSLKHRFCPFCGTSYQSSSSLKV, encoded by the coding sequence ATGCAGCTTCTTGATTCTTTACTTGCGCCTAAAGCTGATGAATCACTCGGTCAATATCTTCGACGGCTCAGACTACACAGAGGTTTGAGTCAAGCCGATGTGGTCGAACTTGCGGGTATTCATTTGCAAAGCTTGGGTAAAATCGAACGAGGGAGAACGCTTAAACTCAATCACAAAACTTGTAGTGGGTTGGCTTATGCTCTTAATGTTCCGAAAGAGTATCTCGAATCGGTTGGCAGAGGTGTTGCCGTGGATGTCCCATCTGCGCTCAAGTTTTGTCCGAGTTGCTGGACTGTAGGAATGGCTCCTGAGTCGATGTGGCTGGATTTAAGAGCGAAGTTTTGTTTTCTCTGCGGGATGGAGTTACGTCATCGCTGTGTTGGCTGTCAGGAGCCGATTACTTCCCTGAAGCATCGTTTCTGCCCTTTTTGTGGGACATCTTATCAATCTTCTTCATCTTTAAAAGTTTGA
- a CDS encoding restriction endonuclease subunit S has translation MALFYTYPDYTPKFVSLGDLRNLKLPLPPIAEQKRIAEILDRTQSLISKRKEAITQLDTLTQSIFLEMFGDPVTNPKGLGIKKFKDIGTLDRGVSKHRPRNAPELLGGIYPLIQTGDVANCGGYIRQYQSTYSEIGLRQSKMWRSGTLCITIAANIAKTGILTFDSCFPDSVVGFLSEDLATIEFVRVWLSFLQKTLEETAPESAQKNINLAILRDLNVPFPPLPLQKEFAQRVEAVEKLKATHRASLSQLQALFASLQHRAFRGEL, from the coding sequence GTGGCACTGTTTTACACGTATCCTGACTATACCCCAAAATTTGTATCGCTCGGAGATCTTAGAAATCTAAAACTTCCACTCCCCCCGATCGCAGAACAAAAACGTATAGCAGAGATACTCGATCGCACTCAGTCACTAATATCAAAACGCAAAGAGGCGATCACCCAACTCGACACCCTCACCCAATCCATCTTCCTAGAAATGTTCGGCGATCCAGTCACAAATCCGAAAGGGTTAGGAATAAAGAAATTTAAAGATATTGGAACTCTTGATCGTGGAGTTTCAAAACATCGTCCTCGCAACGCTCCTGAATTATTAGGCGGTATATATCCATTAATTCAGACTGGTGATGTTGCAAATTGTGGTGGATATATTCGTCAATACCAAAGCACCTACTCAGAAATTGGATTACGTCAGAGTAAAATGTGGCGTTCTGGCACACTTTGTATTACTATCGCCGCTAATATTGCAAAGACTGGTATTTTGACATTTGATTCTTGCTTTCCCGATAGTGTTGTTGGATTTCTTTCAGAAGATTTAGCAACAATTGAATTTGTTCGTGTATGGCTTTCGTTCCTTCAGAAAACATTAGAAGAAACAGCACCAGAATCAGCACAAAAAAATATTAACTTAGCTATTCTCCGCGATCTCAATGTCCCATTTCCACCTCTTCCACTACAAAAAGAATTTGCTCAACGAGTCGAAGCCGTAGAAAAACTCAAAGCAACACATCGCGCATCACTTAGCCAACTCCAAGCCCTCTTTGCCTCATTACAGCATCGCGCCTTTAGAGGAGAATTGTGA
- a CDS encoding DUF5615 family PIN-like protein has protein sequence MARLKLHLDADASIKSLHLALVTKGHDVTRTPMDWMPLDASDEMQLLQSTAQGRCIFTFNVKDFMALAHLYPQHGGIILAAQNSWSLSELIAALDSLLSESKGSDWCGRVVWLNQWRR, from the coding sequence ATGGCTAGGCTAAAGCTGCATCTAGATGCTGATGCTTCAATTAAGTCTTTGCATTTGGCTTTGGTAACTAAGGGGCATGATGTAACTCGGACTCCAATGGATTGGATGCCTTTGGATGCGAGTGATGAAATGCAATTGTTGCAATCGACTGCTCAGGGTAGATGTATTTTTACTTTTAATGTGAAGGATTTTATGGCTCTAGCGCATCTGTATCCTCAACATGGGGGGATTATCCTTGCTGCTCAAAATAGTTGGTCGCTTTCGGAGTTAATTGCTGCATTGGATAGTTTGTTGTCTGAGTCTAAAGGCTCTGATTGGTGTGGTCGGGTAGTTTGGCTAAATCAGTGGCGAAGGTAG